From Lysobacter silvisoli, the proteins below share one genomic window:
- a CDS encoding phage baseplate assembly protein V codes for MNAIHRHAERWYGKYSGTVTGNEDDDKQGCVMVTVPAIFGPELAVKARPCFPYGHFFVPPVGAKVWVEFEGGDPEFAIWVGTWYPKTATPEESRVTPPDNRVIQTASGHTIELNDTSDTARVVIRHKDNSFLAIDEKGSVVVSNKSGSTLYLNADKGEASLMSEQGHVLAMNADGVVLMNKDGASLDLTGDTVRITAANILLEGTTVSVGSGASEPTLLAKQFDLLWKQFMFHTHPSAMGPTGPATPPALLVPQQHFSASVLVK; via the coding sequence ATGAACGCCATCCACCGCCACGCCGAACGCTGGTACGGCAAATACAGCGGCACCGTCACCGGCAACGAGGACGACGACAAGCAAGGCTGCGTCATGGTCACCGTACCGGCGATCTTCGGGCCCGAGCTGGCGGTGAAGGCGCGTCCGTGCTTCCCCTACGGCCATTTCTTCGTGCCGCCGGTGGGCGCCAAGGTCTGGGTGGAATTCGAGGGCGGCGACCCCGAGTTCGCGATCTGGGTCGGCACCTGGTACCCCAAGACCGCCACGCCGGAGGAAAGCCGCGTCACCCCGCCCGACAACCGGGTGATCCAGACCGCCAGCGGCCACACCATCGAGCTCAACGACACCAGCGACACCGCGCGCGTGGTGATCCGGCACAAGGACAACTCGTTCCTGGCCATCGACGAGAAAGGCAGCGTGGTGGTGTCGAACAAGAGCGGCTCCACCCTCTATCTCAACGCCGACAAGGGCGAAGCCTCGCTGATGTCGGAACAGGGGCACGTGCTGGCGATGAACGCCGACGGCGTGGTGCTGATGAACAAGGACGGCGCCAGCCTGGACCTCACCGGCGACACCGTGCGCATCACCGCCGCCAACATCCTGCTCGAAGGCACCACCGTGTCGGTGGGCTCCGGCGCCAGCGAACCGACCCTGCTGGCCAAGCAGTTCGACCTCCTGTGGAAGCAGTTCATGTTCCACACTCACCCTTCGGCGATGGGCCCCACCGGCCCGGCCACGCCGCCGGCGCTGCTGGTGCCGCAACAGCACTTCAGCGCTTCGGTGCTGGTGAAGTGA
- a CDS encoding GPW/gp25 family protein — protein MDKVMGFAFPFALAEGGVKRADGHDKIRQNIRALLATRFGERVMLREYGTRIHSLVHDPNDEAMAVLVKRQLQECMLAWEPRVLVTNISFERREAELYVRLDYTHTSEPSTDSLLVPLA, from the coding sequence ATGGACAAGGTCATGGGTTTCGCATTTCCCTTCGCCCTCGCCGAAGGCGGCGTCAAGCGCGCCGACGGCCACGACAAGATCCGCCAGAACATCCGCGCGCTGCTGGCCACGCGTTTCGGCGAGCGGGTGATGCTGCGCGAATACGGCACCCGCATCCACTCGCTGGTGCACGACCCCAACGACGAGGCCATGGCCGTGCTGGTCAAGCGCCAGCTGCAGGAATGCATGCTGGCCTGGGAGCCGCGCGTGCTGGTCACCAACATCTCGTTCGAACGCCGCGAGGCCGAGCTTTACGTGCGCCTCGACTACACCCACACCAGCGAACCGAGCACGGATTCGCTGCTGGTTCCGCTGGCTTGA
- a CDS encoding baseplate J/gp47 family protein, giving the protein MAVTDPLPPAIDYTNKDYASLRRAMLDLARLRLPEWTDHTPSDLGVVLTDMVAYVGDVILYYQDRIASELFPGTARERRSVLQLLRLIGYEPTPPLPARADLLLTFSVPVGPAVIVIPSGAQFIATQPSDDPATFEYLGPALSLDLHSDQVLPGLAAGQAQFVLPVSHSRSLPPTLLGSSSGEPNQSFRLPHKPPILESLVVEVDEGAGWVRWDRRDNFLYSTGPDGRTLLSTRDSRDYVCQFDENDACSILFGDNVFGRVPPRGTNNVRATCRVGGGVRANVPANTITRAVTALPNLLSVNNPAPAAGGSAAESSETAVRNGPMVYRSGRRAVTPDDCVALAYRAGGVAKARARSRNWNQIDLIVAPQGDSWRPVPEALRTALLAYFEDKRMAGTQLRVLDASPAPVSIAMSVRYDARYQPDPLRQQISDTVARYLAYDAVDFGQALYPSDLFALIEAIPGVLSLDIYRFNRADQPASTLDEDLRRHDLPSMAELPDFIRNALLTRSAVASRVDVGPYELPVLSQFDISLQVG; this is encoded by the coding sequence ATGGCCGTCACCGACCCGCTGCCGCCGGCGATCGACTACACCAACAAGGACTACGCGTCCCTGCGCCGCGCCATGCTGGACCTGGCGCGCCTGCGCCTGCCGGAATGGACCGACCACACCCCGTCCGACCTGGGCGTGGTGCTCACCGACATGGTCGCCTACGTGGGCGACGTGATCCTGTATTACCAGGACCGCATCGCCAGCGAACTGTTCCCCGGCACCGCGCGCGAACGCCGCAGCGTGCTGCAGCTGCTGCGCCTGATCGGCTACGAACCCACGCCGCCGCTGCCGGCGCGCGCGGACCTGCTGCTGACCTTCTCGGTGCCGGTGGGGCCGGCGGTGATCGTGATCCCCAGCGGCGCGCAGTTCATCGCCACCCAGCCCAGCGACGATCCGGCCACCTTCGAATACCTGGGCCCGGCGCTGTCGCTGGACCTGCATTCGGATCAGGTGCTGCCCGGCCTGGCCGCGGGCCAGGCCCAGTTCGTGCTGCCGGTGTCGCACAGCCGCAGCCTGCCGCCGACCCTGCTGGGTTCGTCCAGCGGCGAGCCCAACCAGAGCTTCCGCCTGCCGCACAAGCCGCCGATCCTGGAAAGCCTGGTCGTGGAAGTGGACGAAGGCGCGGGCTGGGTGCGCTGGGACCGCCGCGACAACTTCCTCTACAGCACCGGCCCCGACGGCCGCACCCTGCTGTCCACGCGCGATTCGCGCGACTACGTCTGCCAGTTCGACGAGAACGACGCCTGCAGCATCCTGTTCGGCGACAACGTCTTCGGCCGGGTGCCGCCGCGCGGCACCAACAACGTGCGCGCGACCTGCCGCGTCGGCGGCGGCGTGCGCGCCAACGTGCCGGCCAACACCATCACCCGCGCGGTCACGGCGCTGCCCAATTTGCTGTCGGTGAACAACCCCGCGCCCGCCGCCGGCGGCAGCGCCGCCGAAAGCAGCGAGACCGCGGTGCGCAACGGCCCCATGGTCTACCGCAGCGGCCGCCGCGCGGTCACGCCCGACGACTGCGTGGCCCTGGCCTACCGCGCCGGCGGCGTGGCCAAGGCGCGCGCGCGCAGCCGCAACTGGAACCAGATCGACCTGATCGTGGCGCCGCAGGGCGACAGCTGGCGGCCGGTGCCCGAAGCGCTGCGCACCGCGCTGCTGGCCTACTTCGAGGACAAGCGCATGGCCGGCACCCAGCTGCGCGTGCTCGACGCCAGCCCCGCGCCGGTGTCGATCGCCATGAGCGTGCGCTACGACGCGCGCTACCAGCCCGACCCGCTGCGCCAGCAGATCTCCGACACGGTGGCGCGCTACCTGGCCTACGACGCGGTCGATTTCGGCCAGGCCCTGTACCCCAGCGACCTGTTCGCGCTGATCGAGGCGATCCCCGGCGTGCTGTCGCTGGACATCTACCGCTTCAACCGCGCCGACCAGCCGGCGTCCACCCTGGACGAGGATCTGCGCCGCCACGACCTGCCGTCGATGGCCGAGCTGCCCGACTTCATCCGCAACGCGCTGCTGACCCGCAGCGCGGTGGCCAGCCGCGTCGACGTGGGCCCTTACGAGCTGCCGGTGCTGTCGCAGTTCGACATCAGCCTGCAGGTCGGTTGA
- a CDS encoding two-component regulator propeller domain-containing protein — MIIDRFSAESDLVARRVRVAWTLTPAPGETLADAPRQTLRRKTRDFEFPQPPLAPDPYLVYDSAAFPPIPGGGISVIDLPPWEVRDGAERTVHEAVSVAQDVGGEPLERMRRIVATTYGADGQPLRRRIEIVDGGSTPLSLTPGDACYYQLSSPVFDPVEAQRHRAIATPSAPHGLNRSMYDLLPAVHRQFDVNLRPVTPGSNAIPEMAARSGQLRRLLDVYGAAMDSARSSAENLWTLHDVDQVDGRRLPLLADWLGWRLGDADALPLARNELKATPRLYESVGTVTAVGALVTRYTGWTTRTAEFVQHLARSNHAPRYHIHASVPAGAGWRSPLDAAALLGFGGGNDEAFGVGPAPATLVGNVAGPYAIFAGAELSIAVDGGAAFRVRLGSSSFANPNAATAAEVAAAIAAVAGDIVADAVGGQVRLRTRSVGPEAQITVSARESEALTLDAAGADRLTAAADALGRVRVFASDAFGAPDPDQREGERAPYGGLVCKTWDAGQWRGATRLLSTRPADDAAVAHPAACTLADGRVFLARVEAAESADARVRWSLGSSRPRLPAVLQGRQLPRFRLTVGTRLTLRTAGGNNVFQVNAIDYADPLQASTAEVVTAMNAQLTQAVASPAGDGSIRLTSTALGPTARLSVDLALSSCARALGFAHATAPSFGSWDDTLDLSATQTLPALTPGRPTELSALASGEGAILAWSEHQDGRWRLRSSAWLGAVDAIATAAGLALRGENGAINVLDSADGLPSDDIRQALVGGFGTLWVATDAGVARRRGDLTWQSFDSGDGLSSDDCRCLLQTADGAMWVGTAAGLSRIAPNGSISTFDSGDGLADDDVRALALDADGALWIATAGGLSRRDRNGSFANTFAPDLPGDDVRDVVVAADGRVWVATSAGIGERSAAGVWTVLAPPLPIGNDVRGLAQADNALWIAAASGVWRRGSDGAWRGWALADGLPSVDARRVGVDGAGNAWVATAGGAARIARNDSVLAVRSAQGLPSNDVRAWCSPWSGAIALSDGGARGDRDPCLLREASGSILLLWSRWLTGAAGEDRRALRARRYDPVSMNWGAIADVTAPPLAGAADVQPAALALGGGGARVFFSSDRNGGRGLWEVSLNAALVAGAPAALPWDETARIAPLPLLLPVAGLTLLHRCDASLALDQLPPILAGAAPIAAPTRVPEAATLRRHCNTVTPRMADTARNSRHHQWGDLLAYTPHRPLGGDDEPPLSPNEFFTRGTLGLYVTRGRFGQALTATNAARLKQLLAEFLPVNMRAVIVLAPSLTTEVLYPPGADIGESYLDDYPFVEQFLDLADSSAAALPDWVLLLSNQVAGRTADPTNLSTLRRRTYFPPPV; from the coding sequence GTGATCATCGACCGCTTCAGCGCAGAATCCGACCTGGTCGCCCGCCGCGTGCGGGTGGCGTGGACGCTGACGCCGGCGCCGGGCGAGACGCTGGCCGACGCGCCGCGGCAGACGCTGCGGCGCAAGACCCGCGACTTCGAATTCCCGCAGCCGCCGCTGGCGCCGGACCCCTATCTGGTCTACGACAGCGCCGCGTTCCCGCCCATCCCCGGCGGCGGCATCAGCGTGATCGACCTGCCGCCGTGGGAAGTGCGCGACGGCGCCGAGCGCACCGTGCACGAAGCCGTGAGCGTAGCCCAGGACGTGGGCGGCGAACCGCTGGAGCGCATGCGCCGCATCGTCGCCACCACCTACGGCGCCGACGGCCAGCCGCTGCGCCGGCGCATCGAGATCGTCGACGGCGGCAGCACGCCGCTGTCGCTCACGCCCGGCGATGCCTGCTACTACCAGCTGTCCAGCCCGGTCTTCGATCCGGTCGAGGCGCAGCGCCATCGCGCCATCGCCACGCCCTCGGCGCCGCACGGCCTCAACCGCAGCATGTACGACCTGCTGCCGGCCGTGCACCGCCAATTCGACGTCAACCTGCGCCCGGTCACGCCCGGCTCCAACGCGATTCCGGAAATGGCCGCGCGTTCGGGCCAGCTGCGCCGCCTGCTCGACGTGTACGGCGCGGCCATGGACAGCGCGCGCAGTTCGGCCGAGAACCTGTGGACCCTGCACGACGTCGACCAGGTCGACGGCCGTCGCCTGCCGCTGCTGGCCGATTGGCTGGGCTGGCGCCTGGGCGACGCCGATGCGCTGCCGCTGGCGCGCAACGAACTCAAGGCCACGCCGCGTTTGTACGAATCGGTGGGCACGGTCACCGCGGTCGGCGCCCTGGTCACCCGCTACACCGGCTGGACCACGCGCACCGCCGAATTCGTCCAGCACCTGGCGCGCAGCAACCACGCGCCGCGCTACCACATCCATGCCAGCGTGCCCGCGGGCGCCGGCTGGCGCTCGCCGCTGGACGCGGCCGCGCTGCTGGGCTTCGGCGGCGGCAACGACGAAGCCTTCGGCGTGGGCCCCGCGCCCGCGACCCTGGTCGGCAACGTCGCCGGCCCGTACGCGATCTTCGCCGGCGCCGAACTCAGCATCGCCGTCGACGGCGGCGCCGCGTTCCGCGTGCGCCTGGGTTCGTCGTCCTTCGCCAATCCCAATGCCGCCACCGCCGCCGAGGTCGCCGCGGCGATCGCCGCGGTGGCCGGCGACATCGTCGCCGACGCGGTCGGCGGCCAGGTGCGGTTGCGCACGCGCAGCGTCGGCCCGGAAGCGCAGATCACCGTCAGCGCGCGCGAAAGCGAAGCCCTGACCCTGGATGCCGCCGGCGCCGACCGTTTGACCGCCGCCGCCGACGCGCTGGGCCGCGTGCGCGTGTTCGCCAGCGACGCCTTCGGCGCGCCCGATCCCGATCAACGCGAGGGCGAACGCGCGCCTTACGGCGGCCTGGTGTGCAAGACCTGGGACGCCGGCCAATGGCGCGGCGCCACCCGTTTGCTGTCCACGCGTCCGGCCGACGACGCCGCGGTCGCGCACCCGGCCGCGTGCACGCTGGCCGACGGCCGCGTGTTCCTGGCGCGCGTGGAAGCGGCCGAAAGCGCCGATGCGCGCGTGCGCTGGAGCCTGGGCAGTTCGCGCCCGCGTCTGCCGGCGGTGCTGCAAGGCCGGCAGCTGCCGCGCTTCCGCCTGACCGTGGGCACGCGCCTGACCCTGCGCACCGCGGGCGGCAACAACGTGTTCCAGGTCAACGCCATCGATTACGCCGACCCGCTGCAAGCCAGCACCGCCGAAGTGGTGACGGCGATGAACGCGCAACTGACCCAAGCCGTGGCCAGCCCGGCCGGCGACGGCTCGATCCGCCTGACCAGCACCGCATTGGGCCCGACCGCGCGGCTGTCGGTGGATCTGGCCTTGTCCAGCTGCGCGCGCGCGCTCGGCTTCGCCCATGCCACCGCGCCCAGCTTCGGCAGTTGGGACGACACGCTCGATCTCAGCGCCACCCAGACCCTCCCCGCGCTCACGCCCGGCCGTCCCACCGAACTCAGCGCGCTGGCTTCGGGCGAGGGCGCGATCCTGGCCTGGAGCGAACACCAGGACGGCCGCTGGCGCCTGCGCTCCAGCGCCTGGCTCGGCGCGGTCGATGCCATCGCCACCGCCGCCGGCCTGGCGCTGCGCGGCGAGAACGGCGCGATCAACGTGCTCGACAGCGCCGACGGCCTGCCCAGCGACGACATCCGCCAGGCGCTGGTCGGCGGCTTCGGCACGCTGTGGGTCGCCACCGATGCCGGCGTGGCCCGCCGCCGCGGCGATCTGACCTGGCAGAGCTTCGACAGCGGCGACGGCCTGTCCAGCGACGACTGCCGCTGCCTGCTGCAGACCGCCGACGGCGCGATGTGGGTGGGCACGGCCGCAGGCCTGTCGCGAATCGCGCCCAACGGCAGCATCTCCACCTTCGACAGCGGCGACGGCCTGGCCGACGACGACGTGCGCGCGCTCGCCCTCGACGCGGACGGCGCGCTGTGGATCGCCACCGCGGGCGGCCTCAGCCGCCGCGACCGCAACGGCAGCTTCGCCAACACCTTCGCGCCGGACCTGCCCGGCGACGACGTGCGCGACGTGGTCGTGGCCGCCGACGGCCGGGTCTGGGTCGCCACCTCCGCGGGCATCGGCGAACGCAGCGCCGCCGGCGTGTGGACCGTGCTCGCGCCGCCGCTGCCGATCGGCAACGACGTGCGCGGCCTGGCCCAGGCCGACAACGCGCTGTGGATCGCCGCGGCCAGCGGCGTCTGGCGCCGCGGCTCCGACGGCGCCTGGCGCGGCTGGGCGCTGGCCGACGGCTTGCCCAGCGTGGATGCGCGCCGCGTCGGCGTGGACGGCGCCGGCAACGCCTGGGTCGCCACCGCTGGCGGCGCCGCGCGCATCGCCCGCAACGACAGCGTGCTCGCGGTGCGCAGCGCGCAAGGCCTGCCCAGCAACGACGTGCGCGCCTGGTGCTCGCCCTGGTCGGGCGCGATCGCGCTCAGCGACGGCGGCGCGCGCGGCGACCGCGATCCCTGCCTGCTGCGCGAAGCTAGCGGCAGCATCCTGCTGCTGTGGTCGCGCTGGCTCACCGGCGCGGCCGGCGAAGACCGCCGCGCCCTGCGTGCGCGCCGCTACGACCCGGTGAGCATGAACTGGGGCGCGATCGCCGACGTGACCGCGCCGCCGCTGGCCGGCGCCGCCGACGTGCAACCCGCCGCGCTCGCGCTCGGCGGCGGCGGCGCGCGCGTGTTCTTCAGCAGCGACCGCAACGGCGGCCGCGGGCTGTGGGAAGTCAGCTTGAACGCGGCCCTGGTCGCGGGCGCGCCGGCGGCCCTGCCCTGGGACGAAACCGCGCGCATCGCGCCCTTGCCGCTGCTGCTGCCGGTGGCCGGGCTGACCCTGCTGCACCGCTGCGACGCCTCGCTGGCGCTGGACCAATTGCCGCCGATCCTGGCCGGCGCCGCGCCGATCGCCGCGCCCACGCGCGTGCCCGAAGCGGCCACCCTGCGCCGGCACTGCAACACCGTCACCCCGCGCATGGCCGACACCGCGCGCAACAGCCGCCACCATCAATGGGGCGACCTGCTCGCCTACACCCCGCACCGACCGCTGGGCGGCGACGACGAACCGCCGCTGTCGCCCAACGAGTTCTTCACCCGCGGCACGCTCGGCCTGTACGTCACCCGCGGCCGTTTCGGCCAGGCGCTGACCGCGACCAATGCCGCGCGGCTCAAGCAACTGCTGGCGGAATTCCTGCCGGTGAACATGCGCGCGGTGATCGTGCTGGCGCCGTCGCTGACCACCGAGGTGCTGTACCCGCCCGGCGCGGACATCGGCGAGAGCTACCTGGACGACTACCCCTTCGTCGAACAGTTCCTGGACCTGGCCGATTCCAGCGCCGCCGCGCTGCCGGACTGGGTGCTGCTGCTCAGCAACCAGGTCGCCGGCCGCACCGCCGACCCGACCAACCTGAGCACGCTGCGACGACGCACCTACTTCCCGCCGCCGGTATGA
- a CDS encoding DUF6519 domain-containing protein — MAIISPNTFDPIRRYVSVRLAQGVPLADADWNEGDDMRRYELRAFLRWFVGDGVPVGNDGFRIAAINSATSFNIVAGGGPQPLQAGRMLVDGLEAFITANVGFSAQALHSSQPGAAALAASWGVPVIAALPAPPVAPATRTLTVYLDVWERLVTLAEDPSLVLPGLGTETCSRLRREWAVRVRTGNAPPVSGDPDFIAGHSYAALATIVQTSAGIIDAAAVTDRRRRGISLPSQMDFNQVLSDTFGGAYAVNGSGVPQLPYPIRDVINAMLRERPAAVGPTTALNAGPYNTPSAIIDSSGVPWVFWVRVNGPNRFLSFSRRIAGVWTAAADAFQFTGVLSVSSIAAAAQSNGTIRVFYSALSGNNRIFSRAFTGVWGAEELVDSVDQNSRVSAVTDTTGTIIAVWQRDTGGVLTAQSIRYPLGGAPGAVTNAGTMTRPGDHSIVIDPTGAPQLVYVQEPNPMGPNWAVFSKRYIANAWEANFTDTTLTIPVTTFIDLAAGYTADGSLWLFYSTVSTPGFSTLRARRLVLGVTETRELLPPQQTARFPSLAVDAAGNAGLYIQNGSLLQQVGLVQQI, encoded by the coding sequence ATGGCCATCATCTCACCCAACACTTTCGATCCCATCCGCCGCTACGTCAGCGTGCGCCTGGCCCAGGGCGTGCCCCTGGCCGACGCCGACTGGAACGAAGGCGACGACATGCGCCGCTACGAGCTGCGCGCCTTCCTGCGCTGGTTCGTCGGCGACGGCGTGCCGGTCGGCAACGACGGCTTCCGCATCGCCGCGATCAACTCCGCCACCAGCTTCAACATCGTCGCCGGCGGCGGCCCGCAGCCGCTGCAGGCCGGGCGCATGCTGGTCGACGGCCTGGAGGCCTTCATCACCGCCAACGTCGGCTTCAGCGCGCAAGCGCTGCACAGCAGCCAGCCCGGCGCGGCCGCGCTCGCGGCCAGCTGGGGCGTGCCGGTGATCGCGGCGCTGCCCGCGCCGCCGGTGGCGCCGGCCACGCGCACCCTCACCGTCTACCTGGACGTGTGGGAACGCCTGGTCACCCTGGCCGAAGATCCCTCGCTGGTGCTGCCGGGCCTGGGCACCGAAACCTGCTCGCGCCTGCGCCGCGAATGGGCGGTGCGCGTGCGCACCGGCAACGCGCCGCCGGTCAGCGGCGACCCGGATTTCATCGCCGGCCACAGCTACGCCGCGCTGGCCACCATCGTCCAGACCTCGGCCGGCATCATCGACGCCGCCGCGGTCACCGACCGCCGCCGCCGCGGCATCTCGCTGCCGTCGCAGATGGATTTCAACCAGGTCCTGTCCGATACCTTCGGCGGCGCCTATGCGGTCAACGGCAGCGGCGTGCCGCAGCTGCCCTACCCGATCCGCGACGTGATCAACGCCATGCTGCGCGAGCGCCCGGCCGCGGTCGGCCCGACCACCGCGCTCAACGCCGGGCCCTACAACACCCCCAGCGCGATCATCGATTCCAGCGGCGTGCCCTGGGTGTTCTGGGTGCGGGTCAACGGCCCCAACCGCTTCCTGTCCTTCAGCCGCCGCATCGCCGGCGTGTGGACCGCGGCCGCCGACGCCTTCCAGTTCACCGGCGTGCTCAGCGTCAGCAGCATCGCCGCGGCCGCGCAATCCAACGGCACCATCCGGGTGTTCTACTCGGCGCTGTCGGGCAACAACCGCATCTTCAGCCGCGCCTTCACCGGCGTGTGGGGCGCCGAGGAACTGGTCGATTCGGTCGACCAGAACAGCCGCGTCAGCGCGGTCACCGACACCACCGGCACCATCATCGCGGTCTGGCAGCGCGACACCGGCGGCGTGCTCACCGCGCAGTCGATCCGCTACCCCCTGGGCGGCGCGCCGGGCGCGGTCACCAACGCCGGCACCATGACCCGCCCGGGCGATCACTCCATCGTCATCGACCCCACCGGCGCGCCGCAGCTGGTGTACGTGCAGGAGCCCAACCCGATGGGCCCGAACTGGGCGGTGTTCAGCAAGCGCTACATCGCCAACGCCTGGGAAGCGAACTTCACCGACACCACCCTGACCATCCCGGTCACCACCTTCATCGACCTGGCCGCGGGCTACACCGCCGACGGCTCGCTGTGGCTGTTCTACTCCACGGTGAGCACGCCCGGCTTCAGCACCCTGCGCGCGCGCCGGCTGGTGCTGGGCGTCACCGAAACCCGCGAGCTGCTGCCGCCGCAGCAGACCGCACGCTTCCCCAGTCTCGCGGTCGACGCCGCCGGCAACGCCGGCCTCTACATCCAGAACGGCTCCCTGCTGCAGCAGGTCGGCCTGGTCCAGCAAATCTGA